GGCTCAATAAGTTTAGGTACAATGTCCTCTATCGTATTATAAAGTTGTTGAGTTAAAAATCTAGGATTTTTCATTAAATTTGGTGCTGCCATAGCTAGCTTTTCCTGACCAGGATTTTTTAAAGAAATTATTAAAGTTTGCTTAAGCTTTTCTAAACCCGTATATGAAGTTGATTCTTTTATTTTTAACAGCTGGCTGTCTGACGAATCATAAAGTCTAGGTATCACAGCTTCGATAATTTCTTCTTTTGACTTAAAGTGATGGTAAATGGCACCTTTACTTAAATCACCTAAAGCATCTACTATATCCTGAATAGTAGTGTTATCATATCCCTTTTTTAGAAATAGATCCATCGATGTGTCGAGAATACGATTTATTGTAATCTCAGGATTTTTATTTCTTGCCATCTTTATTCTCCTTTACATACTTTCGTTCGGTATGCTATAAGCGTATCAGTTTAATTTTATTTTGTCAACCAATTAAATATCAATATTTTATTTATTTTTATAGAATAATCTGTTGCATAAGATCCATCTTTTTTAGAATGTTTAATTATTCTTTTTTAGTCAGATTCAAATTTTTTAAATTTTCAATTTACTTATAAATTGCATATATCTCCTGTTTTGATATTTCGATTAGACTACTCTATATATAATCCCATAAAAATAGTACTATAATAAATATCATTCATATATATATATCTTTTTTTAATAATCCTTCTTTTTCAAATCCAAATTTTTCGTACAAATTAATTCCTCTAGCATTATCTTCTCTAACTAAAAGACTTATCTTCTTTGTTATACCGTTAGATTTAGACCATTCTATAAGATATTTCATAACTTCATTTCCAATACCCATACCCCAGTATTTTTTTCTAAAACTTATCCCTAATATTC
Above is a genomic segment from Romboutsia lituseburensis containing:
- a CDS encoding TetR/AcrR family transcriptional regulator, which produces MARNKNPEITINRILDTSMDLFLKKGYDNTTIQDIVDALGDLSKGAIYHHFKSKEEIIEAVIPRLYDSSDSQLLKIKESTSYTGLEKLKQTLIISLKNPGQEKLAMAAPNLMKNPRFLTQQLYNTIEDIVPKLIEPIIREGIKDGSIVSDNSKEVAETFMILMNVWINPAIFHSTKEEFKNKFTFFKKLVEDLGIPVLDDNVFRVLERYRSIIERERKKKLS